tcgttttgcaccttttttcttgagttacctgtgcagatgccataccacggcaagcatggagcccgctcagctaaccatcaccgtatgtctcctgggtgctggcagatgtggtactgcattgctacacagcagcagtttattgccttttggcagcagacagtgcagtatgactggtagccaccatcaacgtagtcctgggtgctcttttaaccgacctcaatgaggtcggggcgcctgggtaaacatgggagtgactcaaccaggtcatttcccttttaagttgcgtgtcatggcgattgagtcctaccggcagtgcactgtcttttaatcagcagccagcagaagacgatggcaaGTAGTCATAcggcaccgtcttctgccgagcacccaggagatgatgatggctagcggtcgtactgcacagtctgctgccagcaagatgtataaagatagatgaagtggctcaaaatgagaaatagaccagatttgttttgtattcattttctcctccctccctccgtgaaatcaatggcctgctaaacccagttttgagttctatccttgaggttttgagctctatccttgagggagccattcagtttctcgcaaagccaccccctttgttgattttaattccctgtaagccaaccctgtaagccatgtcatcagtcgcccctcccttcgtcagggcaacggcagacaatcgttctgcaccttctttctgtgcagacgccataccacggcaagcatggagcctgctcagatcactttggcaattaggagcacattaaacaccacatgcattatccagcagtatatgcagcaccagaacctggcaaagcgaaaccgggcaagtaggcaacgtcagcgcagtgacaagagtgatgaggacatggacacagacttctctcaaagcatgggccctggcaatgtgggcatcatggtgctaatggggcaggttcatgcagtggcacgccgattctgggctccgGAAACAAgcgcagactggtgggaccgcatagtgttgcaggtctgggacgattcccagtggctgcaaaactttcgcatgcgtaagggcactttcatggaactttgtgtcTTGCTTTCCCATGCCCTGAGGcgcaataataccaagatgagagcagccctcacagttgagaagcaagtggcaatagccctgtggaagcttgcaacgccagacagctaccggtcagttgggaatcaatttggagtgggcaaatctactgtgggggctgctgtgatgcaagtagccaatgcaatcaaagatctgctgatatcaagggtagtgaccctgggaaatgtacaggtcatagtggatggctttgctgcaatgggattccctaactgtggtggggccatagatggaacccatatccctatcttggcaccggagcaccaagctggcaagtacataaaccacaaggggtacttttcaatagtgctgcaagcactggtggatcacaagggacgtttcaccaacatcaacgtgggatggctgggaaaggtacatggcgctcgcatcttcagggactctggtctgtttcaaaagctgcaggaagggactttattcccagaccagaaaataaccgttggggatgttgaaatgcctttagctatccttggggacccagcctaccccttaatgccatggctcatgaaaccatacacaggcagcctggacagtagtcaggagctgttcaactacaggctgagcaagtgcagaatgatggtagaatgtgcatttggacatttaaaagcgcgctggtgcagtttactgactcagttagacctcagcaaaaccaatattcccactgttattactgcttgctgtgagctccacaatgtctgtgagagtaagggggagacatttatggtggggtgggaggttgaggcaaatcacctggctgctggttacgcacagccagacaccagggcggttagaagagcacaggagggcacgatgtgcatcagagaagctttgaaaaccagtttcatgactggacaggctacagtatgaaagttctgtttgtttctccttgatgaaaccgcccaccccttggttcattctacttccctgtaagctaaccaccctcccctcttcccttcgatcactgcttgcagaggcaataaagtcattgttgcttcacattcatgcattctttattaattcatcacacaaatagggggataactaccaaggtagcccaggaggggtcgtggaggagagaagccccaggaggggtggtggaggagggaaggacaaggccacacagcactttaaaagtttaaaactttaaaacttattgaatgccagccttctgttgcttgggcaatcctctggggtggagtggctgggtggctggaggccccccccccccaccgtgttcttgggcgccTGGGTGAGGAGACtgtggaacttggagaggagggcggttggttacacaggggctgtagcggcggtctgtgctccagctgcctttcctgtagctcaaccatatgctggagcatattagtttgatcctccagcagcctcaccattgagtcctgcctcctctcatcacgctgttgccacctttcagcttcagccctctcttcagcccgccacttactctcttcagcccgccatctctcctcccggtcattttgtgctttcctgcactctgacattgtctgcctccacgcattcgtctgtgctctgtcagtgtaggaggacagcatgagctcagacaacatttcatcacgagtgcatttttttcgccttctgatctttgctagcctctgggaaggagaagatcctgtgatccttgaaacacatgcagctggtggagaaaataaaagggacagtggtatttaaaaagacacattttatagaacagtgggtacactctttcacggtaaaccttgctgttaacattacatacatagcacatgtgctttcgttccaaggttgcattttgcgtCCCCCCAGCGTagggctagcccctcccccctccccgtggctaacagcggggaacatttctgttcagccacaggcaaacggcccagcaggaacaggcacctctgaatgtccccttaagaaaagcaccctatttcaaacaggtgaccatgaatgatatcactctcctgaggataacacagagagataaagaacagatgttgtttgaacaccagcaaacatacactgcaatgctttgttctacaataattcccgagtacgtgctactgacctggagtggtaaagtgtcctaccatggtggatggaataaggctgccctctccagaaaccttttgcaaaggcttggGAGTACATCCatgagagccgtgaatgccagggcaaattaatcattaaatatgcttgcttttaaaccatgtatagtattttaaaacgtacactcaccagaggtcccttctctgcctggcgggtccgggaggcagccttgggtgggttcggggggtactggctccaggtccagggtgaggaacagttcctggctgttgggaaaaccagtttctccgcttgcttgctgtgagctatctacaacctcatcatcatcatcttcctcatccccaaaacctgcttccgtgttgcctccatctccattgaaagagtcaaacaacacggatggggtagtggtggctgaccctcctaaaatggcatgcagctcgtcatagaagcagcatgttttgggctctgacccggagcggccgttcacctctctggttttctggtaggcttgcctcatctccttaagtttcacgtggcactgcttcgggtccctgttatggcctctgtccttcatgccctgggagattttgacaaatgttttggcatttcgaaaactggaatggagttctgatagcacggattcctctccccatacagcgatcagatcccgtacctcccgtttggtccatgctggagctcttttgcgattctgggactccatcatggtcacctctgctgatgagcgcTGCATGGTCACCAtgttgccacgctggccaaacaggaaattgaaattcaaaagttcgcgggccttttcctgcctacctggccagtgcatctgagttgagagtgctgtccagagtggtcacaatggagcacactgggatagctcacagaggccaatactgtctaattgtgtccacagtaccccaaattcgaccta
This genomic interval from Lepidochelys kempii isolate rLepKem1 chromosome 13, rLepKem1.hap2, whole genome shotgun sequence contains the following:
- the LOC140896947 gene encoding uncharacterized protein — protein: MHWPGRQEKARELLNFNFLFGQRGNMVTMQRSSAEVTMMESQNRKRAPAWTKREVRDLIAVWGEESVLSELHSSFRNAKTFVKISQGMKDRGHNRDPKQCHVKLKEMRQAYQKTREVNGRSGSEPKTCCFYDELHAILGGSATTTPSVLFDSFNGDGGNTEAGFGDEEDDDDEVVDSSQQASGETGFPNSQELFLTLDLEPVPPEPTQGCLPDPPGREGTSAACVSRITGSSPSQRLAKIRRRKKCTRDEMLSELMLSSYTDRAQTNAWRQTMSECRKAQNDREERWRAEESKWRAEERAEAERWQQRDERRQDSMVRLLEDQTNMLQHMVELQERQLEHRPPLQPLCNQPPSSPSSTVSSPRRPRTRWGGGASSHPATPPQRIAQATEGWHSISFKVLNF